The Candidatus Krumholzibacteriia bacterium genome window below encodes:
- a CDS encoding pyruvate kinase alpha/beta domain-containing protein encodes AVIESCQAAVVVAPTRSDATARSITRFRLPAWILAPTPHAASAQHLAFSYGVQPLHVDATVDDWRAFTLAQVRDHKLEGDLALLVRGPSPQHPEANPSMEIIPLGAHRGG; translated from the coding sequence GCGGTCATCGAGAGCTGCCAGGCCGCGGTCGTGGTGGCGCCCACACGTTCCGACGCCACGGCGCGCAGCATCACGCGCTTCCGGCTGCCCGCTTGGATCCTGGCGCCGACGCCGCATGCGGCGAGCGCGCAGCACCTGGCTTTCTCCTACGGTGTGCAACCGCTGCACGTGGACGCCACGGTGGACGACTGGCGCGCCTTCACGCTCGCCCAGGTACGGGATCACAAGCTGGAAGGCGACTTGGCGCTCCTCGTGCGCGGCCCCTCGCCGCAGCATCCCGAGGCCAACCCTTCCATGGAGATCATCCCGCTCGGAGCGCACCGAGGTGGTTGA